A region of Terriglobales bacterium DNA encodes the following proteins:
- the thpR gene encoding RNA 2',3'-cyclic phosphodiesterase, whose amino-acid sequence MRLFVAIDIEDAIRQRLARFMEGVRGFAPEVRWVRPESLHLTLKFLGETDEATAERVRQSLAGIRNRAPQISFGGTGFFPTPRSARVFWIGVEASEPLAELAEKVEQAMEGLGYERERREFAPHLTLARSGSGRPGRGPEDKPNLRFRRLQEKLAAMPPPDFGTMTAREFHLYQSRLSPKGSEYTKLASFKLD is encoded by the coding sequence GTGCGACTCTTTGTTGCGATAGACATCGAGGACGCAATTCGCCAGCGGCTGGCCCGATTCATGGAAGGTGTGCGTGGATTTGCGCCGGAGGTGCGCTGGGTGCGGCCGGAATCGCTGCACCTGACGCTGAAGTTCCTGGGTGAGACGGATGAAGCCACGGCGGAGCGCGTTCGTCAGAGCCTGGCTGGAATACGGAATAGAGCGCCACAGATCTCGTTCGGCGGCACCGGCTTCTTCCCTACTCCGCGGTCGGCACGAGTCTTCTGGATCGGCGTGGAAGCCAGCGAACCTCTGGCTGAGCTGGCAGAAAAAGTTGAGCAGGCGATGGAGGGTCTGGGCTACGAACGCGAGCGACGGGAGTTTGCGCCCCACCTGACGCTGGCGCGCTCCGGCTCCGGGCGACCGGGGCGCGGGCCCGAGGACAAACCCAACCTGCGCTTTCGCCGCCTGCAGGAAAAGCTGGCCGCGATGCCGCCTCCGGACTTTGGTACCATGACGGCCCGCGAGTTCCATCTGTACCAGAGCAGGCTCTCGCCGAAAGGCTCCGAGTACACCAAGCTCGCGAGCTTCAAGCTGGATTGA
- the plsY gene encoding glycerol-3-phosphate 1-O-acyltransferase PlsY, with the protein MEKLAIVAGLSYLLGSIPFGYLLVRIFHNEDVRRTGSGNIGATNVARRSVALGIATLVLDAGKGFAAGVVLVQLTYWREIIDWAYLNVPWSQDPWPHPFPSEIYVAAAAASLFAVVGHIFPIWLKFRGGKGVATAAGSFAVLAPDAMLAAFGAFLLMVMLFRYVSLGSMVGVAVFPVAAYLLHRQALPASAYALMGVGSALIVGRHHANIRRLLAGTENRLHFLRHKESA; encoded by the coding sequence ATGGAAAAGCTTGCCATAGTCGCCGGGCTTTCGTATTTGCTGGGCTCCATTCCGTTCGGATACCTCCTAGTGCGCATCTTCCACAATGAGGACGTGCGACGCACTGGCAGCGGGAATATCGGAGCAACAAATGTGGCCCGCAGGTCTGTGGCCCTTGGGATCGCAACACTGGTGCTCGATGCAGGCAAAGGGTTTGCCGCAGGTGTGGTACTTGTTCAGCTAACATACTGGCGGGAAATCATCGATTGGGCTTACCTGAACGTGCCCTGGTCCCAGGATCCTTGGCCACATCCTTTTCCCTCCGAGATATACGTCGCCGCAGCCGCGGCTAGCCTCTTTGCCGTGGTCGGCCACATCTTTCCCATCTGGCTCAAGTTCCGGGGCGGTAAGGGTGTAGCGACGGCCGCCGGAAGCTTTGCCGTGCTGGCTCCGGACGCTATGCTGGCGGCGTTTGGCGCGTTCCTGCTGATGGTAATGCTGTTTCGCTATGTTTCACTAGGATCCATGGTGGGGGTTGCGGTCTTCCCCGTGGCGGCCTACCTCCTTCATCGCCAGGCGCTCCCGGCCAGCGCGTATGCCCTGATGGGGGTCGGCTCGGCGCTCATCGTCGGCAGACACCACGCCAACATCCGGCGACTGTTGGCGGGCACGGAAAACCGCCTGCACTTCCTCCGGCACAAGGAGAGCGCGTGA
- a CDS encoding NAD(P)H-dependent glycerol-3-phosphate dehydrogenase: MSEIAVIGAGAWGTAIAIALGRRGTHRVRLWAYEKEVAESLAREHTNHLFLPDFKVPKTVAGTNSMEQALMGAEMAVTVMPSHHCRRLYEQMAPHLTPQMMLLSATKGIENQTLLRMTEVATEVLAKARPEMKPRIGALSGPSFAKEVARGDPTAVVVASKDSELAAYAQQALNDSNFRVYTSDDVVGAEMGGALKNIIAIAAGVCDGLGLGHNTIAALITRGLAEITRLAVACGARRETMFGLAGVGDLVLTCTGGLSRNRSVGVELGRGRKLDDIVAGMQGMVAEGVLTLNAARGLAKRHGVEMPITEQMHAVLYEGKAPMAAIHELMTRPARGEWGAGSA, from the coding sequence GTGAGCGAGATCGCGGTCATCGGCGCGGGGGCGTGGGGCACGGCCATCGCCATCGCTCTCGGACGCCGGGGCACGCACCGCGTCCGCTTGTGGGCGTACGAGAAGGAAGTGGCCGAATCGCTGGCACGCGAACACACCAATCACCTCTTTCTCCCCGATTTCAAGGTTCCGAAGACGGTCGCAGGAACGAACAGCATGGAGCAGGCGCTTATGGGAGCGGAAATGGCGGTCACAGTGATGCCGTCGCACCATTGCCGCCGGCTCTACGAGCAGATGGCTCCCCATCTGACGCCGCAAATGATGCTGTTAAGCGCAACCAAGGGCATTGAGAACCAAACGCTGCTGCGCATGACCGAGGTGGCCACGGAGGTGCTGGCCAAGGCCCGACCGGAGATGAAGCCCCGCATCGGCGCGCTGAGCGGTCCGTCGTTCGCCAAGGAAGTAGCGCGGGGCGATCCCACAGCGGTCGTGGTCGCTTCGAAGGATTCCGAACTAGCGGCATATGCGCAACAGGCGCTGAACGACTCCAACTTCCGCGTCTACACCAGCGACGACGTGGTCGGCGCAGAGATGGGTGGGGCGCTGAAGAACATCATCGCCATCGCCGCGGGCGTGTGTGACGGGCTGGGGCTGGGACACAACACCATCGCCGCGCTGATCACCCGCGGGCTGGCAGAAATCACCCGGCTGGCCGTGGCTTGCGGCGCGCGGCGCGAAACCATGTTCGGTCTGGCAGGCGTCGGTGACCTGGTGCTGACCTGCACCGGGGGCCTCTCGCGCAACCGCTCCGTGGGCGTGGAACTGGGACGCGGACGCAAGCTCGATGACATCGTCGCCGGCATGCAAGGGATGGTCGCGGAGGGCGTACTCACCCTGAATGCCGCTCGCGGGCTGGCAAAACGGCACGGCGTGGAAATGCCCATCACCGAACAGATGCACGCCGTACTGTACGAGGGCAAGGCTCCCATGGCCGCCATCCATGAGCTGATGACGCGCCCTGCCCGGGGCGAATGGGGCGCTGGAAGTGCCTGA
- a CDS encoding HD domain-containing phosphohydrolase → MPTLTRISILYVILGVLIVVSVVPPLFYGTLVASRNRERLERNEKLLQNTITRSLGEDIAQRHTGLLTMLSNLSSAIQVTSGGDIEPEPKVTSPELRALLERFVSSSEDIAYATLLNTQARGISAGRITPDDFMRRELEHAFTAAKEGRSYTGQTLATGSGKETSTMMLVSTPVMVNGRFIGMVGAIVNLRYLLQRLRDASTGGLSAYVVDRRGRLVASADPKYATGRDMTQFEIVKTFVEQGARLRLAETRPFTIRENDETLDMLGTYSPVPALEWAVIAQKPQEEAYREAREMQRTALGLAVVFVLVSVLISTYAARRITFPLQTLTESSRAIARGDFSQRVRLKSRTEIGELAETFNIMTGDLERLVADLKRAAEENRTLFLSSIQMLAGAVDEKDPYTKGHSDRVTRYSVILATEMKLPQEEIEKIRIAALLHDVGKIGIEDRILKKPGALTPEEFEIMKTHTTKGATILRPVEMLKDMIPGIELHHESLDGRGYPYGLKGDQLPLLPRVITVADTFDAMTTNRPYQAAMETGYVVRIINSLANTKFDPRVVAALTSVFERGALRLHRAATISAEQAAAAGVGTTTDRELGQAFLG, encoded by the coding sequence ATGCCAACGCTGACGCGCATCTCCATTCTGTACGTCATCCTGGGCGTGCTGATCGTCGTGAGCGTAGTCCCGCCTCTCTTCTATGGCACGCTGGTCGCCAGCCGCAACCGCGAGCGGCTGGAACGAAACGAAAAGCTCCTGCAGAACACCATCACGCGCTCGCTCGGCGAAGACATCGCACAGCGGCACACCGGGTTGCTGACCATGCTGTCGAATCTGTCCTCCGCCATCCAGGTGACCAGCGGCGGGGACATCGAGCCGGAGCCGAAAGTGACGTCACCCGAGCTGCGGGCGTTGCTGGAACGCTTCGTCTCTTCCTCGGAGGACATCGCCTACGCCACGCTCCTGAATACGCAGGCGCGGGGCATCTCAGCCGGGCGCATCACGCCCGACGACTTCATGCGCCGCGAGCTGGAGCATGCCTTCACCGCCGCCAAGGAAGGGCGCTCGTACACCGGGCAGACGTTGGCGACCGGCTCCGGGAAGGAAACCAGCACGATGATGCTGGTGAGCACGCCGGTGATGGTGAACGGGCGGTTCATCGGCATGGTGGGGGCCATCGTCAACCTGCGCTATTTGCTGCAGCGTTTGCGGGACGCGAGCACGGGAGGACTTTCCGCCTACGTCGTGGACCGGCGGGGCCGCCTGGTGGCCAGCGCCGATCCCAAGTATGCGACCGGGCGTGACATGACGCAGTTCGAGATCGTCAAGACCTTCGTCGAGCAGGGCGCGCGCCTGCGTCTGGCGGAAACCCGGCCGTTCACCATCCGCGAGAACGACGAGACCCTGGACATGCTGGGCACTTACAGCCCGGTGCCGGCGCTGGAATGGGCGGTGATCGCGCAGAAGCCGCAGGAGGAGGCTTATCGCGAAGCCCGCGAGATGCAGCGCACCGCGCTGGGGCTGGCCGTGGTCTTCGTGCTGGTCAGCGTGCTGATCAGCACCTACGCCGCCCGGCGCATCACCTTCCCCCTGCAGACATTGACGGAATCCAGCCGAGCCATTGCGCGCGGCGACTTCTCGCAACGGGTGCGTCTGAAGAGCCGCACCGAGATCGGCGAACTGGCCGAGACCTTTAACATCATGACCGGCGACCTGGAACGCCTGGTCGCTGACCTGAAGCGGGCGGCGGAGGAGAACCGCACCCTCTTCCTCAGCTCCATCCAGATGCTGGCCGGCGCGGTGGACGAGAAGGATCCCTATACCAAGGGCCACTCCGACCGCGTCACCCGCTACTCAGTCATCCTGGCCACGGAGATGAAGCTGCCGCAGGAGGAGATCGAGAAGATCCGCATCGCCGCCCTGCTGCACGACGTGGGCAAGATCGGCATCGAGGACCGCATCCTCAAAAAGCCGGGCGCGCTCACGCCGGAAGAGTTCGAGATCATGAAGACGCATACCACCAAGGGCGCCACCATCCTGCGCCCGGTCGAGATGCTGAAGGACATGATCCCTGGCATCGAGCTGCATCATGAATCGCTCGATGGGCGCGGCTATCCGTACGGGCTCAAGGGCGACCAGCTTCCGCTGCTGCCGCGCGTCATCACCGTGGCCGATACCTTCGACGCCATGACCACCAACCGCCCCTACCAGGCCGCGATGGAGACAGGCTACGTGGTGCGCATCATCAATTCGCTGGCCAACACCAAGTTCGATCCCCGCGTGGTGGCCGCGCTCACTTCAGTGTTCGAGCGCGGCGCGCTTCGCCTGCATCGTGCGGCCACGATCTCCGCCGAGCAGGCTGCGGCCGCCGGCGTCGGCACTACCACCGACCGCGAACTCGGCCAGGCCTTTCTGGGCTAG
- the ftsY gene encoding signal recognition particle-docking protein FtsY, producing the protein MIQTLFGSEEKKTGFLDRLKQAVERTRENLSERIEAVAAIGKEIDRQTLDELEASLVGADLGTTTTHEVLEKLRQKVDRRQIADVQELKRLLKEELLAILASANSRPARRVEQGPEVILVVGVNGTGKTTTIGKLAHVLRAQGRSVLLCAADTFRAAAIEQLEIWGQRTGAEVIKTRPGGDPAAVLYEALEAAKARKIDYVIADTAGRLHTKTNLMAELEKMGRTAQRLVPGAPHEILLVMDATTGQNGLQQARLFTQSAGVTGIVLTKLDGTAKGGVVVAICRELGLPVRYVGVGEKPADLLPFDPREFVDSLFE; encoded by the coding sequence ATGATCCAGACCCTGTTCGGCAGCGAGGAGAAAAAGACCGGCTTCCTGGACCGCCTGAAGCAGGCGGTAGAGCGCACGCGCGAGAACCTTAGCGAGCGCATCGAAGCGGTTGCCGCCATTGGCAAGGAGATCGACCGGCAGACGCTTGACGAATTGGAAGCCTCGCTGGTGGGTGCTGATCTGGGCACAACTACGACCCACGAGGTCCTCGAAAAGCTCCGGCAAAAGGTCGATCGACGGCAGATTGCCGATGTCCAGGAACTGAAACGACTGCTGAAAGAGGAACTGCTCGCCATCCTGGCCAGCGCCAACTCGCGTCCTGCAAGACGCGTGGAGCAGGGGCCGGAGGTCATCCTGGTCGTAGGCGTGAACGGCACCGGCAAGACCACGACCATCGGGAAGCTGGCGCATGTGTTGAGGGCCCAGGGCAGGAGCGTCTTGCTTTGCGCGGCGGACACCTTCCGCGCTGCCGCCATCGAGCAACTGGAGATCTGGGGCCAGCGCACAGGGGCGGAGGTCATCAAGACGCGGCCGGGCGGCGATCCCGCCGCTGTGCTGTACGAAGCGCTGGAGGCGGCCAAGGCGCGCAAGATTGATTACGTCATCGCGGATACGGCCGGCCGCCTTCACACCAAGACCAACCTTATGGCCGAGTTGGAGAAGATGGGCCGTACCGCGCAGCGCCTGGTGCCCGGAGCGCCGCACGAGATCCTCTTGGTGATGGACGCCACGACCGGACAGAACGGGTTGCAGCAGGCGCGGCTGTTCACACAGTCCGCGGGGGTGACGGGAATCGTGCTCACCAAGCTGGATGGCACCGCCAAGGGCGGCGTGGTCGTCGCCATTTGCCGGGAATTGGGCCTGCCGGTGCGCTACGTGGGCGTGGGCGAGAAGCCCGCCGACCTGCTGCCGTTCGATCCCCGGGAGTTCGTGGATTCGCTGTTCGAGTAA
- the ribD gene encoding bifunctional diaminohydroxyphosphoribosylaminopyrimidine deaminase/5-amino-6-(5-phosphoribosylamino)uracil reductase RibD codes for MANRIEDEVFMREALELARQGIALASPNPHVGALLVREAQVIGRGTHTWEGVKHAEVLALEQAGEKARGATLYLTLEPCCHEGRTGPCVEQVITAGIRRVVVATKDPNPLVQGRSLERLQAAGIEVAEGVSQHEARKLNEAFAKHIRTRTPLVTLKAGMTLDGKIAPPPGESENPSALGVGGATGGWITSEVARAHVQELRHSMDAIMVGVGTIIADDPLLTDRTGRPRRRPLLRVILDSRLRLSDESRVAKTAKDDVLVFCSFAEEKKKKRLEELGIRVEQVPLGASDGRPDLRKAMEKLGQMDITSVLIEGGALVNWTALASGVVDKVFLYYAPKILAGTGSVPFASGAGFRRMSEAAHIKMLTVHRFGEDFAVEGYLRDPYEGL; via the coding sequence ATGGCCAACCGTATCGAAGACGAAGTGTTCATGAGGGAGGCGCTGGAACTGGCGCGCCAGGGCATCGCGCTGGCTTCTCCCAACCCGCACGTCGGAGCGCTGCTGGTGCGGGAAGCGCAAGTGATCGGCCGCGGCACGCACACGTGGGAAGGCGTGAAACACGCTGAGGTACTCGCCCTGGAGCAAGCGGGCGAGAAGGCACGCGGCGCGACGCTCTACCTGACGCTTGAGCCCTGCTGCCATGAAGGACGCACCGGTCCGTGTGTAGAGCAGGTGATTACGGCCGGCATCCGGCGGGTGGTGGTCGCCACCAAGGATCCCAACCCGCTGGTGCAGGGACGCTCGCTCGAGCGGCTGCAAGCAGCAGGCATCGAAGTCGCGGAAGGCGTGAGCCAGCACGAGGCGCGCAAGCTGAACGAGGCTTTCGCCAAGCATATCCGCACCCGGACGCCGCTGGTCACCCTGAAAGCGGGCATGACGCTCGACGGCAAGATCGCGCCGCCGCCGGGTGAGAGCGAGAACCCGTCCGCCCTCGGCGTCGGTGGCGCCACCGGCGGGTGGATCACCAGCGAAGTGGCGCGGGCGCACGTGCAGGAGCTGCGCCATTCCATGGACGCCATCATGGTGGGCGTGGGCACCATCATCGCCGACGATCCTCTGCTCACTGACCGCACCGGCCGCCCCCGCCGGCGGCCGCTGCTGCGCGTCATCTTGGACTCGCGCCTGCGCCTCTCTGACGAGTCACGGGTCGCCAAAACGGCTAAGGACGACGTGCTGGTGTTCTGCTCTTTCGCCGAAGAAAAGAAGAAGAAGCGGCTGGAAGAGCTCGGCATCCGCGTCGAGCAGGTGCCGCTGGGCGCCTCTGACGGCCGTCCCGACCTGCGCAAGGCGATGGAAAAGCTCGGCCAGATGGACATCACCAGCGTGCTCATCGAGGGGGGCGCGCTGGTCAACTGGACCGCGCTCGCCTCCGGCGTGGTGGACAAGGTCTTTCTCTATTACGCTCCCAAGATCCTGGCGGGGACGGGCTCAGTGCCGTTTGCCAGCGGCGCGGGGTTCCGGCGCATGAGCGAAGCCGCCCACATCAAGATGCTCACCGTGCACCGTTTCGGCGAGGACTTCGCCGTCGAAGGCTACCTGCGCGATCCCTACGAGGGACTCTGA
- a CDS encoding riboflavin synthase, giving the protein MFTGIIEEVGRVVRVETITARNGAAHSRITVEAPAVSRELKRGDSVSVSGVCLTAVAITPGSFSADLAAETVARTSFGRIATGASVNLELPMKAGARMGGHVVQGHVDGVGTLVALTPVEGGDDSWLRVKIPPELAKYVVFKGSIAIEGISLTVARIEGTTVTCAIIPHTLGATNLGSLQPGDDLNIEVDILAKYAERLKGEEVPSEVTLERLVREGF; this is encoded by the coding sequence ATGTTCACCGGCATCATCGAGGAAGTCGGCCGCGTGGTAAGGGTTGAGACGATTACCGCGCGCAACGGCGCCGCTCACTCCCGTATCACTGTGGAGGCCCCCGCTGTGAGTCGCGAGTTGAAGAGGGGCGACAGCGTTTCCGTCAGCGGTGTGTGCCTGACGGCGGTGGCGATCACCCCGGGCTCCTTCAGCGCCGATCTCGCCGCCGAAACCGTGGCCCGGACTTCCTTTGGCCGCATCGCAACCGGCGCGTCCGTGAACCTCGAGCTGCCCATGAAGGCGGGGGCACGCATGGGCGGGCACGTGGTACAGGGTCATGTGGACGGCGTAGGCACGCTGGTGGCGCTCACGCCGGTCGAGGGCGGCGACGACTCCTGGTTGCGCGTGAAGATTCCTCCAGAGCTCGCGAAGTATGTCGTTTTCAAGGGCTCCATCGCCATCGAGGGCATCAGCCTGACCGTCGCTCGCATCGAAGGCACCACCGTGACCTGCGCCATCATTCCGCACACACTCGGGGCCACGAACCTTGGCTCACTCCAGCCGGGAGACGACCTCAACATCGAGGTGGACATCCTCGCCAAGTACGCCGAGAGGTTGAAGGGTGAGGAAGTTCCCAGCGAGGTCACGTTGGAGCGACTGGTGCGGGAAGGATTCTAG
- a CDS encoding ATP-binding cassette domain-containing protein, with the protein MTQERIPYIEFRDVSKAFGEHVVLDHVSFNVFPAETVCIIGRSGVGKSVSLHHIMGFLKPDSGRVIVAFEDITDYPEAELERIRKKVTMVFQNGALFDSLTVGENVAFPLRERRDLDEEQIYQIVDGLLDMVGVREMRDLLPSDLSTGMKRSVAIARALAAQPECILYDEPTTQVDPLMAQLLGDLIKKLKYQLKLTSIVVTHDMRLARKLADRIVFLHEARVHFFGTPQQMDASDDPVVQQFLRLDELVIA; encoded by the coding sequence ATGACTCAGGAGCGCATCCCCTACATCGAGTTCCGCGACGTTTCGAAGGCGTTCGGCGAGCACGTGGTCCTGGACCATGTGAGCTTCAACGTCTTTCCGGCGGAGACGGTGTGCATCATCGGGCGCAGCGGCGTGGGCAAGTCGGTTTCGCTGCACCACATCATGGGTTTCCTCAAGCCGGATTCCGGCCGGGTAATCGTAGCGTTTGAAGACATCACCGACTATCCGGAGGCGGAACTGGAGCGCATCCGCAAGAAAGTGACGATGGTGTTCCAGAACGGTGCTCTCTTTGACTCGCTCACGGTGGGTGAGAACGTGGCCTTTCCGCTGCGCGAGCGGCGCGACCTGGACGAGGAACAGATCTACCAGATCGTGGACGGCCTGCTGGACATGGTCGGCGTGCGGGAGATGCGCGACCTGCTGCCCTCCGACCTCTCCACCGGCATGAAGCGCTCGGTGGCCATCGCGCGCGCGCTGGCTGCGCAGCCGGAATGCATCCTGTACGATGAGCCCACCACCCAGGTGGATCCGCTGATGGCCCAGCTCCTGGGTGACCTCATCAAGAAGCTCAAGTACCAGCTCAAGCTGACCTCGATCGTGGTGACGCACGACATGCGCCTGGCCCGGAAACTCGCCGACCGCATCGTCTTTCTGCACGAGGCAAGGGTCCACTTTTTCGGCACGCCGCAGCAGATGGATGCGTCGGATGACCCCGTCGTGCAGCAGTTCCTCAGGCTGGATGAGCTGGTGATCGCCTAG
- a CDS encoding molybdenum cofactor guanylyltransferase — MPRFIPDTQAGKDLAVFVLAGGRSRRMGSDKAFMELEGKTLLARALELARTLSPSVAIVGPASLYQSHGSVVEDIFPGRGPLSGIHAALSSTSSALNLVLGVDSPFVEPGFLQYLVLEAGRSGAMVTVPRAGGGFQPLCAVYHRNLRDAAQAALEQGNHKVDALFTCVATRIIEEAEMQRFAFDPAMFQNLNTREEFERARARLRALQAGP; from the coding sequence TTGCCCCGATTCATCCCAGACACGCAGGCAGGGAAGGATCTGGCGGTCTTCGTGCTGGCAGGCGGCCGCAGCCGCCGCATGGGAAGCGACAAGGCCTTCATGGAGCTGGAAGGGAAGACGCTGCTGGCCCGTGCTCTGGAACTGGCGCGGACACTCAGTCCAAGTGTCGCGATTGTGGGCCCGGCGAGCCTCTACCAGTCCCACGGTTCGGTGGTCGAGGATATTTTTCCCGGACGCGGGCCACTCAGCGGCATCCACGCTGCGTTGTCTTCGACGTCAAGCGCGCTCAACCTGGTGCTGGGCGTGGATTCGCCCTTTGTGGAGCCGGGTTTTCTCCAGTACCTAGTGCTCGAGGCTGGCAGGAGCGGCGCCATGGTCACGGTGCCCCGTGCGGGTGGCGGCTTTCAGCCATTGTGCGCCGTGTACCATCGAAATCTCCGCGACGCCGCCCAGGCGGCCTTGGAACAGGGCAACCACAAGGTGGATGCGCTGTTCACCTGCGTCGCCACCCGCATCATCGAAGAGGCAGAAATGCAGCGATTTGCCTTTGACCCGGCGATGTTCCAGAATCTCAACACGCGCGAGGAGTTCGAGCGCGCCCGCGCGCGACTTCGCGCCCTTCAGGCCGGCCCATGA